In Sphaeramia orbicularis chromosome 1, fSphaOr1.1, whole genome shotgun sequence, a genomic segment contains:
- the LOC115417954 gene encoding histone H3-5-like, producing MDWDILCSSHGEDLDRLTHCIMDYINFCVENTVPSKTVLCFPRERTGNWSRICGVKKPHRYRPGTVALQEIRRYQKSTKLLIRKLPFQRLVQEIAQNFKTNLRFQISAVMALQEASKVYLVGLFEDTNLCAIHANYL from the exons ATGGACTGGGACATACTGTGTAGTTCACATGGGGAGGACCTTGACCGTCTGACCCACTGCATTATGGACTACATAAACTTCTGTGTGGAAAACACTGTGCCGTCCAAGACAGTACTGTGTTTTCCCA GAGAAAGGACAGGAAACTGGAGCAGGATATGTGGTGTCAAGAAGCCTCATCGTTACAGGCCCGGTACCGTGGCTCTGCAGGAGATCCGTCGCTACCAGAAATCCACCAAGCTGCTGATCCGTAAACTGCCCTTCCAGCGTCTGGTCCAAGAAATCGCTCAGAATTTCAAGACCAACCTGCGTTTCCAAATCTCTGCCGTCATGGCTCTGCAGGAGGCCAGCAAGGTTTACCTGGTGGGTCTGTTCGAGGACACCAACCTGTGCGCCATCCACGCCAACTATCTTTAA